From the genome of Chanodichthys erythropterus isolate Z2021 chromosome 17, ASM2448905v1, whole genome shotgun sequence:
gcatgccaattccattggcctgttttagttcactcgaagctgatagggctctctagcgatatcacaattcgtcggtcactactgacgtacgtctccatgccatccttcagggaacgagggttacatactgagacgttttgttttgctttttggtATTCTTGTTATTTCTGACagaaattttaacaaaataattcaaattgcCTGCTTAAATATTTTGccatttcagtttgttttgtcTTGGGGTCAGTAACTaagaacaaacacacacacttcacacacctgaaatcagatggattcattcataaataaataaataaacatttcactGCTGTTAACCAACACATACTTCTAATGTGTCCACTCTACATCTAGCACACtgaatttattttctgtttgtacACTTTTATTTTCCACTTAATGGATCTAAAAATAACCATAAAGTACATATTGTTGTAATTTTAGATCATTTAATTCACAGTGATTGAAGATCACATAGACAATCATTACAGCCATTTTGAAACATTTGCTCTAATTGGTGCAGATCTGTTGTTAAGCATTTTTCGGATTAAGTCTTTGATTTTAGCTGTGGTTAAAACATAAATGATGGGATTTAGCATTGGTGGAAGAGTTAATGAAAGAGTTCCGTTAATGACCCTGGAATTAGCAGAAGTTTCAGTAGTAATATTGGATATTATGGGAAGAAAGAATGATCCAACTACCAAAAGGTGAGAAACACAGGTCTTCAGTGCTTTAAAACGTCCTTCCCAAGTTGCAATTTTACATAAAGCAATAAAAATGCCCAGATATGACAGGAGTATAATGAATGGTGGTGCTACAAGGAAAAAAGCTTCAAGGATGAATACCATAATCTTATGAATGGTACTGTCATTGCATGGCATATTCATCAATCTCTCATAGTCACAATACCAACTCTCTATCACATTGGATTTACAGAATGAAAGTCTGGTCATCATAGATGTAGTCATTGTTACCATACAGATGTTAAATACCCATATTACTGAAAACACTATAGCCATGAACTTATTATTCACTATGGCATTATATCTTAGTGGCAAACAGATTGCAATGAAACGATCAAATGCCAGAAAAACAAGAGTGTAAGTCTGCACAGTAATAAAGACGTTcacaaaaaacatgtttgcCATACAATCATTGTATGAGATGTAATGTgagtcaaaaacaaaaagcttGATCATGTTAGGGATCAGTGCATTAGTTTCACCAATATCAGCTAAGGCCAAGTTAAACACACCAATGTACATTGGACTGTGCAGGCTCCGGTGAAGAGCTATAATGAGAAGGACTATCGAGTTCccaattacagaaataaaatatatgataaataagAATATATAGAAATAAGTGCTGTTCTGTGCATCTGTAAGCCCAGTAACGAAAAAGTATTCTGGATGAACAATTGAGATATTCTGGGATAAACTCATGGCAGCTTAGCATTTGTTGTTTTGCACAggctgaaaatataaattactatTAAGAAATAACCAAAATTGGACCTTACTATACTGTCATCTCACACATTTAATATCTATTttcaaatgttgaaaatatattattatttaaacttTCTGCATAATATTTGAATCACAAACTTGTCTAAATAATCTAAAAATTTTAGAGCCAGAGCAAACAATGACAGTGTCTGAACGCTTGTGAGCTGCTTTGAATTAAACTAGTCTGTAATAAATGCTTAAGTCCTTATTCTCTCATGACGCAAAGATCATTAGACATCTGCATCTTTAAGTCTAAATATATCTATTGATTCGTCTCTTGAGAGCTTTCAGACAAAACAATGTAATACTTGTACTTGTTGAAGTAAATGTTATGGCCACAGCTTTGATAGACATTTTTGTTTACTGGCCACACAATTCCTCTTTGTGTTCTCATTAGTGcacattattttacagtaaCTCAAGGATAaagtgctggtcatataattagaatatcatcaaaaagttgatttatttcactaattccattcaaaaagtgaaacttgtatattatattcattcattacacacagactgatatatttcaaatgtttatttcttttaattttgaggattataactgacaactaaggaaaatcccccTTTCGATCGTGAGTTtaaaaatattctaactgtccccccagagtgagtttttttttaaggcgaccgttactTTAGAACGTtcgcctttaatgtttccatagcgacaCGTCTTGCTTGTCATGAGCGCTGaatgcagcaacaataacactgtatgacagatggatcgctattatttagtttttccttttttatttaaaatattcgcaaaattgcttaccatgtcatcaactatctgatattccgattctcaaatatgtgtaagtgtgtgtgctttgtcgttttaaaacctttataaatgaactttatcttgatctataatgcgagatgggcgccgccatcttagtttgcgctgcagttcacaagagtcctgtcagtcggatttacagcaggttaattcatcattttcttccgaaatatatgcaagtaagtggctggtgaactggaagaataatagagtaaactttgtagttacttaggcccattatgtgtgtctgatatgaataaatgtcgccaaattatatttgttattgctgcttccactgatgtcggACATCAATGTGTAAATTATAAACGCTTAATGTATTGTTGtaatggtgcttatgcatatttaaatgtctgaaaccttaaaataaacattatgtgcctgaaaacactgcatagctgtgatatatgacaagagctgcgcgTGTCGGTCTTGTAGCCagagcgcgaaagcacagtttgaatctggcagttatgtgacgtcgctgaacgttcaaaatcccatatgtggtaccgtacgcccaggggcactgaaataaaaatcccatatgtgggaccgtaccgctcaaagggttaagaccaatacaaagaaaggatttttagaaatctttgccaactgaaaagtatgaacatgaaaagtatgagcatgtacagcactcaatacttagtggGGGCTCCTTTTgactgaattactgcagcaatgcagcGTGGCCTCTTTTGCagtgaccttttgtgtcttgccctccttgtgcaaggtgtcagtggtcgtcttttggacaactgtcaagtcagcagtcttccccatgattgtgtagcctacagaactagactgagagaccatttaaagacctttgcaggtgttttgagttaattagctgattagagtgtggcaccaggtgtcttcaatattgaaccttttcacaatattgtaatgaacAGGTAAGCAGTGATGGAATAGTAGATGGATATATGAGATGAATGgagatagttactgtccttttcttTTCAGATATGGAAATCCGTGAACACGCTGGAGCTGGAGATCGCTGGAAAAGGGTAGAGCACTCACACACAGGAGACGAGGCACACAGAGGGAAGGAGgcacgctggagacaggtaagtatggAGCGGGGAGTGGATGCCGTTTCTTGGAACCCAGGAGCGTTCCTCAGGGCATAGCCTTCCCAATCGACCAAGTACTCCAGCTGATCACCACGGCGCCGAGAGTCCAAGATCTCGTGGACCTCATATGCTGCACCGTCTTCCaagatgagtggaagggggggttcAGCGGGAGTCACGTCAGGCCCTGTGGAGAGAACAGAAGGGTGATAAGGCTTGAGGAGTGAGACGTGGAAAGTTGGGTGAATAGGATACCCTTGTGGGAGTTGAAGTTGGTATGTGACTTGGTTGATCTGCTTGACGATGGTaaatgggccaatgaacctgggactcagcttcttgcagggcagacacAGTCTGATGTCCCGTGTCGACAGCCATACCTTCTGTCCGGGCTGGAAGACAGGGGTGTTGGAGCGCCGCAAGTCCGCTGCCATCCTGCCTCTGCGCAGGGCTCATTGCAACTGGTGGTgggctgagtcccagaccctctctcTTGGAACCAGTAATCCACCGCCGGAACATTAGATGGTTCCCCggtccaggggaacagtgggggttggtagcccAGTACGCACTGGAATGGAGTGAGTCCTGCAGTCGACTGCCAGagagagttctgggcgtactcggcccaaacCAAATACTGGTtcctggtgatcatgacagaagtcctggtggtcatgacagaaggtacggaggaagcggccgatctcctggaccTCCGATGTTAGACTGACAGCCACACCTAGAAATGAGTGGAAGGCCTTCCATACTCTAGAGATGAATTGGGGTAATCCTCATAGTGGAATGAGATGACAAGATTTGGTCAAACGATCTATGATGACTAGGATACAGGTATTTCCATCGGAAGCGGGAAGGTCCGTTATGAAATCCACCCCTAGGTGTGACCAAGGTCGGTTGGGAACAGGCAGAGGAAGGAGTTTCCCAGCTGGCAGATGACCAGTGCCTAGTGACGTGTGAACTTAGTGGATGGTTGGAGTGCGATGTGTCCGGGTGATGTAAAGCAAGCCAGGTGGACAGCCCAGCGGAGGGttcgtggaggcattggaggagggaatggtctCTTCTGACCAAGTGATAGGGCTTACAATGAGTGAGCTCGGGATGATTGGCTCAGGTTCTTCCGATTTCTCTTCAAGAGCATGGAGACGGGAGAGAGCATCCGCTTTTGTATTCTTTGAGCCAGGTCGATAGGAAATGGTGTAGTTGAACCGAGAGAAAAACATGATCCAACGAGCTTGTCTTGGATTCAACCTTTTGGCAGCACAGAGATATTCTAGGTTTTTATGATCTGTAAAGACCAGGAACGCATGtttggctccctccagccaatgcctccactcttccagaGCAAGCTTCACAGCGAGGAGTTCCctgtcaccgatgtcgtagttgactTCCGCCAggctgagcttgcgggagaaggcgGCGCATGGACGGAGTCTACTTGGCGTCCCGTGCTGCTGTGACaacaccgctcccactccggtggtagaggCGTCCACCTCTACGATGAAGGGCAGCTCTGGATCGGGTTGGACGAGtaagggagcggtggtgaagccTTCCTTGAGGCAGttgaaggcgttggtggctgctggagtccaggacagagacttgggcttgtTTCGGAGGAGACTGGTAAGAGGATGGGTGATGGAGCTGTAGTTCTTGATAAACCGGCGGTAGAAGTTAGCGAATCCAAGGGAAGCGTTGTAGTTCTTTGATGGTTGAGGGATCTGGCCAGGTTGTTATGGATTCAACCTTCCTCttgtccatccggatgccactgtggtcgatGATGTATCCCAGGAATGATACTGTAGGCTGATGGAAGGAGAACTTTTCTGCTTTGAGGAACAGGTGGAATTGACGAAGGCGgatgaggacctccgcaacgtgtcggcgatgttcggcctggctccgggagtagatgagtatatagccacagagcatagcctcaaactcattcagaatcaaatgtaaacatccaaataaatacaatactcacataatccgatgcatgcatgcagcgtgcatgacaaacattttgtaaagatccattttgagggttatattagctgtgtgtaatttgtttatgcaatgatagagtcgagaacTCAGGAGGGGtaggagagcgcgagcaattaaaggggccgcagcctgaataggcgcatttctaattatgccccaaaatagacagttaaaaaaattaataaaaacaaatctatggggtattttgagctgaaacttcacagacacatgcaGGGGACActtaaataaaacaagaatacAAGATTTTCATAAAAGTACTTTCCATGTTTAAACCACAAAGCTTTCATAGAAAATATAAGCACTGGTTGGCTTTTCTTACGCACAGCATCCACCTGGGCCTAAAAAGTCAACTTTTCATCAATTACAGTACCCAGGTATTTAAACTGATGCACAACCTCAACAGCATGATCATTTATAACTACAGAAGAGATGACTGTAGGATACTTCCTAAAATCTATAATCCTTTCTTtagttttaaatacatttatgtcCAAAAAGGACGAATTACATCAATCAGTAATGTCTGCCAATCAGTAAAGCCAATTACACCAATCAGTAAAGTCTGATTACAGTACAGTAAGGCACAACTAGCatgacctgctcctcgtcctccctgacatGGAACAGAGTCTGTGCAAGAAGGCTCATTGGGAGAAACACATATTTGCGTAGGCCTccgggccagctgtgtgccagcgcatccgtgccgagggtccctttggtcagggaataaaacaactggcagaACTGGCAGTGAGAGGGTTCCTGGTAGGCAAATAGGTCTACCTGTGTGTCTCCGAATTGGCTCCAATTCAGCTGGACAGCCTGGAGATGGAGTCTCCACTCTTCCGGGAGCATGAGCTGTCgtgagtttgattgacaagcgatctaaccaataaGAACGCTGAAtacgccattttgtccgacaaagcagtcaggagttagaagattaacctcggtggacttaaacttgaaaaatggtgtgtactgatgtctttccgcgtttgaaacaacattccttctcatgttcattcatgtttatttgatgctataaatgaactagtaggaagagatgatcggtttccGAGCGTCCTGAGCTGAGGCACTACaacaatctgtcacgaccatggtcacgacacattaaagagccactaAAGGTTTTTTggtattgtttgaatttcttaaaaaactagaCAGTTTGTTTAAGGCTGATTtagggcttggagaagttttgacatgccctgacatttgtgcttttttcagttgttcataaacatataaatgacaaaagtttcattacactgtattcagcacaaactaggctaccacaatatgtgaggaacatgtatgtacatgtttgcatttttgaaggaataatgtttatgcgtggttattgaaaaaacaaaaaacttaagtcactgaaataagtatattaaatctgtgttcacaagacttctgggtattggaggttgtagactagagtttttacttcagaattatgtaaaacttatgctgcctactcattcatataaaacaatatatttagtttttgtaagacactttttttcaagaaacacagtattcatgtaggcgtgaatcatcataaataatgggtcatttacacctgagaagacaaaagaatcacataataatgacctgaaatgacttgcatattaatgaggcctttcagtcaggtaggctgtgaaaaaaaccctctgtgataatgtctcagctcatcataaacagcaatactgtgaaatattattacaatttaaaataatggtattctattatattctttaaaatataatgtatttctgtgatgcaaagtgtctgaacaattatgttacctctatggcatttcatataggcttttagcttaaaagcatgcacatttggagaaatattgatggattcttatatatttatgccaattttctatacagaggagtaatatttattcaatatttattgtcatcactatgagtggtggatactgtgttttcagttcatacttgcagctggagggcgctctgtacacctttaggccacaaattcatataaaaaagaaaaggaaccaggaactaacggcatgtctaacgctaaccatggctttaacatccaaataaacacttttcaagacaataaatacacgattgagacaatgcatacaagtattgcctccgaatttgcctctgaatagtgctggctccgtggacgtggccgcattagcggataatgagctgaatcatggacttctgacatggctctcttttcatacagataacataaacacagaatgtttgttttcgatttgacttgcaaaatttaaaacctgacatttcaacgtttctttagacataagtgtcatttttttgttattagtaTTCATAAGATACAgtactatcagattggacttcgttcagagggagacgagagatcacgcatcatgttagttttctttattttacaaaaagcacaacattgtgtttttactctgagagtacacaaataaaagaagacattctatagtttcaattgatatattacttatgtctctatgacaagacatgatggagtattttaagtctgtattgctgcaatgtgaaaaaaatcctgtttgtgaagggtcaattgaGCTCGTCTGGTATGCTAATGGCGCATAGTGACCTGAGTCGCTGCTGACTCCAGAGGAGAAGACGGGcaagttgcgacatgcgacgagAGCATAGACCACTCTGATTGTTGATGTATGCCATGTGCGATGTGCTGTCCATTCAAACCAATACATGTTTGCCATGTAGCAGTGGTCGAAACCAACGCAGGGCAAGGAGGACTGCTAGCAACttgaggcaattgatatgccactGCAACCAGAGATATGCCACTGCAACACATGCCAACCAGAGATGACATTCCTGGACCACCAGGGTGGACATCGTTTGGCTGAGGGCCCCACCATGACTTTTGAAGTCAGTCACACTGCTCAGCTTCTGCAACAACCCCAgctcagaactaccctcatgcagcTCTTTCAGAGCTTTTACATGCAGGATGGCCATGGCATGCAAGGTGGAGGCGGCCTTTCCAGCGGCAGAGTGAGCCTTAGCAGCCAGAGCTGCTGTCGTCTTTCTCACGTCATTCTTACTTACTCATCTTGCATGCCATGGAGGCACAGACGATTTAGCCAGGTGGCGGAAGACTTCGGGCACAAGTGCACCTCAATTGCACGCATCCACCTGTGAAACAGTGCCTTTCACGTTTTCTGAACTTCCTCATACACTttcgggaagaaaggcactagAGCAGCTGTGAACCATCGAGGAATCAATCATCCACAGTGGAGGGTTCCATTCAAGCCCAATGCCCTTAGCGGCCCATGAAAGCATGGCCGTTAACTCGGATCCGATTCGGCCTGTGGCTGTCAGATGAGGTCAGGAAACGACCGCATCCAAAAACACAGACGAAAAAGACGCTGAATGCACATGCATGCTCTTTTAGGGATTGCTTTTATAGCTGAAACGCTCAGGAATAAGATGTTGTGCTGCCTGAAAGGTGCACAAATGCACACACAGCTGAACTGCGCCTTCACACCAGCTGAGAATCACATGAGGTTCAAGGCAGAAAGCAATGAAAATTGCTTTTGAAAAGAAACTCCAgtagcaattaaaattgctgtttttgctctctTAATTTCAGGAATTTGCATTCTTTGAAAAGGTGACTTGATTAAGAGTGTTAGTTTGCAACCTAACATGGTTAACATTAACTATAACTATACTGTAATTCAGTTTTTCAgagttaatgttattttaaatcaaataaatagatatttattttattattatatgaaatgtttattcataattaatatattgtaccatgttaatatattaataggCTATTACCGTTAagggtagcactttattttacagtacgtgtgctttcctggtacatatatagtaattatattgtacatacaggtaacagagtggtaacacaaggtTCTTTCATGACATGAATGTACATGGaaactaataagaaacactgctgtactttttaatggtacatacatggtaactactttgtacctatagacaattgttgggtaataacaggcacCTACTTATAGTGTCCGCATATGGTAACtaacagacacattactgtacttactaatggTATATACACAGTAACTATGTAGTACTCACAGGCAAgtgtgggtaataacaggcacttatGTATGGTAACTTgtaagacacattactgtacttactagtGTACATGGTAACTATGTTGTACTCATGGACAAGTGTGGACACACATAACGGACAGTTAATTACAGTGTGTGCATGTTAACAACAGTActgtagtgaacagcacattctagggcccagtttatggcAGGGCCCCTGTCTCAGTCTGTAACAGCggacaaaggtttgctacattttgattggatcttggtggactaacacaaacaaactgtccaacgccatcagataaagttgtaaggacaacatccagacctctATTTGAGAGaaagaagaagacctcttgtaccaagcctgtgaaggacaggacttctcattggtccacaggcagtttctacccttcacccatctagagACTACTTTTCTAAGGTTGGCCAGAGACTGTCAGGTTTTTGGAAgggaaggagcgaggactcaattGCAGGTAGAAGGGCtttttattaacaataaaaaataaaacaaaacaagacaacaaaaactaccccgtgggggaaaacCGGCTTGACtcgacttgacttgactagacCAAAGGAAACACACACGGGAACATACGACAAGAAATtacgacaacgaaccagcacaggactgcaaacacaaggagaataaataggagagcaaacaaggcaggtaatgagggaggacaagtggggcaaatcaaccaaaaatgaggtaacaaggtgggcggggtcaagacaatagacatgagagcacatggcacaaagaaacacatgacaagccatgtgctcacaccaaacaaaacaaagacacaagcacatggccaatgaagacaaatcacaagccatgtgcttacacaagacgagacatgaacacgtgactatgaaaactcataagccacgtgttcacacaaaacaagacaacatggaagcacgcagcccgtgaaacacagactgcgtgctaacacaacacaagacaaaaacacaacatgaaagcacgcggcaggtggaaatcaccgcgtgctacacaaaacatgagacaagagcgcacggcaagtgaaggtacacacaaaccgtgcgctcacaataaagacaggactgggagcgtgagtgtccgaatcccgacacaaaaccgaaaccaaactagacacgagtgccgggatccgaacgccacgctcccaacatgaaacaaggcacgcagacaagagagcgcacagccccgagaacactcgagaccgtacgctcacacaaaaacacgacaagaacgggagtgtcagagctctgtcacaaaaccaagaaataaacgagactgaagtgacagaaccctgacagagactgccataaaaattcctcaGGACCTTAGCAGcaatgggtgaaacaaagagagatcacaaagactgatccaaatccattcaaaactatgtttgaaaaccttagaacCGATGCAAAGTACACATCCATTTCATActat
Proteins encoded in this window:
- the LOC137004182 gene encoding olfactory receptor 8D1-like gives rise to the protein MSLSQNISIVHPEYFFVTGLTDAQNSTYFYIFLFIIYFISVIGNSIVLLIIALHRSLHSPMYIGVFNLALADIGETNALIPNMIKLFVFDSHYISYNDCMANMFFVNVFITVQTYTLVFLAFDRFIAICLPLRYNAIVNNKFMAIVFSVIWVFNICMVTMTTSMMTRLSFCKSNVIESWYCDYERLMNMPCNDSTIHKIMVFILEAFFLVAPPFIILLSYLGIFIALCKIATWEGRFKALKTCVSHLLVVGSFFLPIISNITTETSANSRVINGTLSLTLPPMLNPIIYVLTTAKIKDLIRKMLNNRSAPIRANVSKWL